The window ACATGATGTTGCAAGGCTACGCTACCGATCCGCACTATTATCTCACCGAAAACTTATTGAATATACCTCTATCGCATAGAAATCGTTTTGCGTACAATATGCGGCTTATTTTATAGTCTGAAAAACAGTAATCAAAATGACATCTAATGCCGTTTATCACCTCCGCCAGCAACGCCTCGCCTTATCAACAAAACCGTTTAAAGCTAGGGGCTGTCGTGTAAAGCGCTGCCAATATTGTTTGTTACCTGTTCCACAATGCCTTTGCCAAGAGACGGTATCTTGCCAAGCGAAAAGCCAATTTTGCTTGATCATGTTTGATGGTGAAGTGTTTAAACCCAGCAATACGGGAAAACTCATTGCAGATGTCCTACCTGATACACTGGCTTTTCAGTGGTCAAGAACTGCGCCAGAAACTCAGCTTTTAGCGGCATTGGAGGATGATACTCGGCAACCTTATCTGATTTTTCCAAACAGCTACGCCCAAGAAAATCGTATTGTTGTGAATGAACCGAACATTTCTGACAAGCCTGCTTTATTTATTCTATTAGATGGAACATGGCCTGAAGCACGAAAAATGTTCCGTAAGAGCCCGTATCTTAACCATATTCCACTGTTATCCATCAACACAAAAGCACGAACGGACTACCTGCTACGCACGCCATCTCGTGAAGAACAACACTGCACCGCTGAAGTTGCCGCCACCTTGCTAGAGCTCGCGGGTGACGTCCAAGCATCACGGCAATTGTTTAGTCATTTTAGCCTATTTCGCCAGAAATACCTTGAAGGAAAACCCCATCACCCTGTGGCAAAAATGCTGTTAAACGAAGAGGAGCTCTAACTATTTTTAGCCCCATTCTCACGTTTTTTTCGTAAGCTGTTCTAAGAAATCGTAACTTTCGGATAAACGTCATCATAAAACGTGAAGGGGCTTGTATAAATTAATTAAATTCGCAGGATAAACTAGCGCAATATAAAAGATAGGGCATAGTATTCATAAGTATTTATCAGCCTCTTTTTATCTCTTAAATGATTATATTGTTCACCAAGTGAAGGGTTATCTTTATGGGTTTAGTGAGTCAGTTAGAATCTTTATTCAGGCCAAAATCAATCGTGGTCATTGGCGCATCTGAAAATCCGAACCGGGCAGGTTCGGTTATGATGAAAAACCTACTCACCAGTGGTTTTAAAGGGCCTATTCTCCCGGTAAACCCAAACCGTAATTCTGTACTCGGCGTACTCGCTTATCCCACTATTGATAAACTTCCACTCAAACCTGACCTTGCCGTTATTTGCACTCATTACTCAAGAAACATCAGTTGTTTACAACAACTTGGCGAAGCAGGCTGTAAAGTCGTCATTATCTTATCCTCCCCCTCGATTCAATTTAATGAATTAAAAAAAGTCGCTCAGCAATACCAAATTCGTCTTTTAGGTCCTAATAGCCTAGGCTTTTTAGCACCATGGCAAGGCTTGAATGCCAGCTTCTCACCTATCCCTATACTCAAAGGCAAACTGGCGTTTATTTCCCAGTCTGCCGCTGTTTCAAATACCGTACTTGATTGGGCAAGGCATCGCGATATCGGTTTTTCCTATTTTATCGCGCTAGGCGATAGTATTGATATTGATATCGATGACCTACTGGATTACTTAGCACGTGATAGCAAAACCAGTGCGATTTTACTTTATTTGGAAAATATCAGTGATGCGAGGCGTTTTTTATCTTCGTCACGCAGTGCTTCACGCAACAAGCCCATTCTCGTTATCAAAAGCGGACGAACACGTAAGGCGCAAGCACTTTTAGGGGAAAAACCGAGCTTAGATGCTGCTTATGATGCAGCCATTCAACGCGCAGGGCTTTTGCGAGTTCAAGATACTCATGAAATGTTCTCCGCTGTTGAAACATTAAGCTACATGACACCATTACGGGGTGAACGTTTATCAATTATGAGTAATGGCGCTGCCCCTGCTGCAATGGCACTGGATGAACTCTTACAGCGTAATGGCAAACTCGCCAAGCTCAGTATTGAAACAGAAAACGAACTCAGCGCCCTACTACCTCTTGACCTCTCCACGCAGAACCCGATTAATTTAGGTGATGATGCCACCGTTGAACGCTATATCAATGTGCTAAATAAAATGCTCGATAGCCATGATCATGACGCACTTTTATTGATCCACACCCCCAGCGCAATCACCGAAAGCAAAACGATGGCAGAAAAAATCATCAAAACCATCAAGCAGCACCCTCGTGGAAAATGGCTCACTATCCTAACCAACTGGTGTGGTGAATATTCATCTCAAGGATCGCGCCGTTTATTTAGTGAAGCAGGCATTCCCACTTATCGCACGCCTGAAGGGGCTATTACTGCGTATATGCATATGGTGGAATATCGCCGTAACCAGAAGCAACTAAAAGAGACGCCTGCACTGCCTGTCGGTATTACTGCGAACACACAACAGGCTCATGAGTACATTCAGCAAGCATTAAAAAATAACAACTTGCACTTAGATACTCATGAAGTTCAACCAATATTACAAGCCTATGGACTCAATAGCTTACCAACCTGGATAGCCCATTCAAGTGATGAGGCAATTAAAATTGCAGAGAAAATTGGTTATCCCGTTGCATTAAAATTGCGTTCACCTGATATTGTGCATAAATCAGAAGTCCAAGGGGTTATGCTGTACCTAAGAAACGCAAAAGAAGTCGAAGACGCCGCAAAAGCCATTATCGAACGTGTTTCTAGCAACTATCCAAATGCTCGCATTGATGGTCTCTTAGTGCAGAGCATGGCAAACCGAGCTGGGGCACAAGAATTACGTATCGCGGTAGAATTAGACCCTGTATTTGGCCCATTGATCATGTTAGGCGAAGGGGGGATTGAGTGGCAACAAGAAAGCCAAGCCGCTGTAGCCCTTCCACCGTTAAATATGGCACTCGCACGTTATCTCGTGATTAACGCCATCAAAGGCTACAAAATTAAATCACGTAGTGCTTTAGAGCCGTTAAATATCTTAGGGCTCTCAAGTTTATTAGTGCGAGTATCAAACTTAATCATAGACTGCCCTAATATTACCCACTTAGACATTCATCCACTGCTCGCTTCAGGGGATGAATTTACCTTACTGGATGTCTCCATGACACTCAGTCCTAGTGATGAGGTAACTACATCAAGGCTTGCCATTCGCCCTTATCCAAGTGAACTGGAAGAAACAATTCACTTAAAAGACGATCTAAATTGCCTACTACGCCCGATCCTTCCTGAAGATGAGCCACTATTGAAATCTTTTATCGAACAGGTCACAAAAGAAGATCTTTATTATCGTTATTTTAGTGAAATCAGCGAGTTTACACATGACGATCTCGCCAACATGACCCAAATAGACTATGACCGAGAGATGGCCTTTGTGGCCGTTAAAAACCAAAACACCAACCCCGAAATTATTGGTGTTGTCCGTGCAATGGCGGATCCTGACAACCAAGAAGCTGAATTCGCCGTTTTAGTGCGTTCCGATATGAAAGGTCAAACACTCGGTTATCAGCTCATGCAAAAGCTGCTTAACTATACTCGAGGTCACGGCATCAAAAAATTAACCGCAATAACCATGCCTGAAAATCGTAATATGATCAGCTTGGCAAAAAAATTAGGGTTCGATGTTGAAATACAATTTGAAGATGGTGTTGTTAATCTCA of the Providencia rettgeri genome contains:
- a CDS encoding bifunctional acetate--CoA ligase family protein/GNAT family N-acetyltransferase gives rise to the protein MGLVSQLESLFRPKSIVVIGASENPNRAGSVMMKNLLTSGFKGPILPVNPNRNSVLGVLAYPTIDKLPLKPDLAVICTHYSRNISCLQQLGEAGCKVVIILSSPSIQFNELKKVAQQYQIRLLGPNSLGFLAPWQGLNASFSPIPILKGKLAFISQSAAVSNTVLDWARHRDIGFSYFIALGDSIDIDIDDLLDYLARDSKTSAILLYLENISDARRFLSSSRSASRNKPILVIKSGRTRKAQALLGEKPSLDAAYDAAIQRAGLLRVQDTHEMFSAVETLSYMTPLRGERLSIMSNGAAPAAMALDELLQRNGKLAKLSIETENELSALLPLDLSTQNPINLGDDATVERYINVLNKMLDSHDHDALLLIHTPSAITESKTMAEKIIKTIKQHPRGKWLTILTNWCGEYSSQGSRRLFSEAGIPTYRTPEGAITAYMHMVEYRRNQKQLKETPALPVGITANTQQAHEYIQQALKNNNLHLDTHEVQPILQAYGLNSLPTWIAHSSDEAIKIAEKIGYPVALKLRSPDIVHKSEVQGVMLYLRNAKEVEDAAKAIIERVSSNYPNARIDGLLVQSMANRAGAQELRIAVELDPVFGPLIMLGEGGIEWQQESQAAVALPPLNMALARYLVINAIKGYKIKSRSALEPLNILGLSSLLVRVSNLIIDCPNITHLDIHPLLASGDEFTLLDVSMTLSPSDEVTTSRLAIRPYPSELEETIHLKDDLNCLLRPILPEDEPLLKSFIEQVTKEDLYYRYFSEISEFTHDDLANMTQIDYDREMAFVAVKNQNTNPEIIGVVRAMADPDNQEAEFAVLVRSDMKGQTLGYQLMQKLLNYTRGHGIKKLTAITMPENRNMISLAKKLGFDVEIQFEDGVVNLTLHL
- a CDS encoding tRNA-uridine aminocarboxypropyltransferase; the protein is MTSNAVYHLRQQRLALSTKPFKARGCRVKRCQYCLLPVPQCLCQETVSCQAKSQFCLIMFDGEVFKPSNTGKLIADVLPDTLAFQWSRTAPETQLLAALEDDTRQPYLIFPNSYAQENRIVVNEPNISDKPALFILLDGTWPEARKMFRKSPYLNHIPLLSINTKARTDYLLRTPSREEQHCTAEVAATLLELAGDVQASRQLFSHFSLFRQKYLEGKPHHPVAKMLLNEEEL